The following proteins come from a genomic window of Sorghum bicolor cultivar BTx623 chromosome 3, Sorghum_bicolor_NCBIv3, whole genome shotgun sequence:
- the LOC8060366 gene encoding pectin acetylesterase 3 → MTDRPSFPALIALAVLVVGSYCCVATSAASPAVEDDELRGRTMRRRRAASVMVPITILKSAVSDGAVCMDGTPPAYNLDPGSGTGSRSWIVNLEGGAWCNSAKTCRLTKSSGRGSSDHMDKEIPFTGIMSSSSAVNPDFYNWNRVKIRYCDGGSFAGEAFDKNTGIYFRGQRIWNAVIRHLLSIGMASADRVLLTGCSSGGLAVILHCDQLRAFFPSGTTVVKCISDGGLYLDAVDVSGGRSLRSYFRDIVAMQGIAQNLPPACTARLDATSCFFPQNIIDGIKTPLFLLNAAYDFIQIVLSLAPDRADPNGAWRACKSNRTACSASQMSFLQDFRDQMVASVRGFSGSRSNGLFISSCFAHCQSEQLGTWNTKPGGSPTIQNKGIAKSVGDWYFDRAEVKAIDCRYPCDNTCHHII, encoded by the exons ATGACGGATCGGCCGTCGTTTCCGGCTCTCATTGCTCTCGCCGTTCTTGTGGTGGGCAGCTACTGCTGCGTGGCGACCTCGGCCGCCTCGCCGGCGGTGGAAGATGATGAGCTGCGTGGTCGGACGATGCGGCGGCGCCGCGCGGCGTCGGTGATGGTGCCCATCACCATCCTCAAGTCCGCAGTCAGCGACGGAGCTG TGTGCATGGATGGAACGCCACCTGCTTACAACTTGGATCCTGGCTCCGGAACGGGTAGCAGAAGCTGGATTGTGAACTTAGAG GGAGGTGCATGGTGCAACAGCGCCAAGACATGCCGGCTTACCAAGAGCTCCGGGCGCGGCTCGTCGGACCACATGGATAAAGAGATCCCCTTCACCGGCATCatgagcagcagcagcgccgTCAATCCTG ATTTCTACAATTGGAACCGGGTAAAGATTCGCTACTGCGACGGTGGATCTTTTGCCGGCGAGGCCTTTGATAAG AACACTGGGATTTATTTCCGAGGGCAGCGCATCTGGAACGCGGTCATCCGGCACCTCCTCTCCATTGGGATGGCCTCTGCTGATCGTGTGCTGCTCACCGGCTGCTCCTCGGGGGGTCTGGCGGTGATCCTGCACTGCGACCAGTTGCGCGCCTTCTTCCCGTCCGGCACCACCGTCGTCAAGTGCATCTCCGACGGCGGCCTCTACCTCGACGC CGTGGATGTCTCCGGTGGCCGGAGCCTGAGATCCTACTTCCGTGACATCGTGGCCATGCAAGGAATAGCTCAGAACCTGCCGCCGGCTTGCACCGCCCGTCTCGACGCCACCTCG TGCTTCTTCCCGCAAAACATAATCGATGGCATCAAGACCCCACTGTTTCTGCTAAATGCAGCATACGACTTCATTCAG ATTGTGCTCAGCCTGGCGCCAGACAGAGCTGACCCAAACGGCGCTTGGCGAGCCTGCAAGTCCAACCGCACGGCCTGCAGTGCATCCCAGATGAGTTTCCTGCAAG ATTTCAGGGACCAGATGGTAGCATCCGTCAGAGGCTTCTCCGGTTCCAGGAGCAACGGGCTCTTCATAAGCTCCTGCTTCGCGCACTGCCAGTCGGAGCAGCTGGGCACCTGGAACACCAAACCAGGTGGCTCCCCCACCATTCAAAACAAG GGGATTGCAAAATCCGTTGGTGACTGGTACTTTGATCGAGCTGAAGTGAAGGCGATCGACTGCCGCTATCCCTGCGACAACACTTGCCACCATATCATATGA
- the LOC110433292 gene encoding pectin acetylesterase 3-like isoform X2 yields the protein MGVHAHGAVAKAKPCSSSSSSRRLFLLVVVLVVLIGSYCAAAAADEEMNSSSNRGSRSRRRRRSRSRRRAAATAADAVTPAPLMVPITILKSAVDSGAVCMDGTPPAYHLHPGSGAGNNSWIVNLEGGGWCNNVRACQFRKASRRGSSDLMEKEIPFGGIMSSSPVDNPDFYKWNRVKIRYCDGASFAGEGFDKENGFYFRGQRIWDATVRHLLSIGMASAEQVLLTGCSAGGLAVILHCDQFQAFFPRSTTVVKCLADAGLFLDASDVSGGRSLRSYYSDIVAMQGVAPNLPPACTARLDTTSCFFPQNVIDGINTPIFLLNAAYDVWQIQESLAPTGADPSGAWRACKSNHSACDASQMKFLQDFRDQMVASVNNGFAGSRSNGLFINSCFAHCQSELPMTWSDNAAGGGASPAIQSRGIAKSVGDWYFGRAQVKAIDCPYPCDRTCRNII from the exons ATGGGGGTGCATGCGCATGGGGCTGttgccaaagccaaaccctgcagcagcagcagcagcagcaggcggctTTTCCTGTTGGTTGTTGTACTCGTCGTCCTCATAGGTAGCtactgcgccgccgccgctgcagaTGAGGAGATGAACAGCAGCAGTAATAGGGGCAGCCggagccggaggaggaggaggagcaggagcaggagacgGGCCGCTGCCACGGCGGCCGACGCGGTGACGCCGGCGCCGCTCATGGTGCCCATCACCATCCTCAAGTCCGCCGTCGACTCGGGAGCCG TGTGCATGGACGGAACACCGCCTGCTTACCACCTACACCCTGGCTCCGGGGCTGGCAACAATAGCTGGATCGTCAACCTGGAG GGAGGCGGTTGGTGCAACAACGTTCGGGCGTGCCAGTTCCGCAAGGCCAGCCGCCGCGGCTCGTCGGACCTCATGGAGAAGGAGATCCCCTTCGGCGGCATCATGAGCAGCAGCCCTGTCGATAACCCTG ATTTCTACAAGTGGAACCGGGTGAAGATCCGCTACTGCGACGGCGCGTCCTTCGCCGGAGAAGGCTTCGACAAG GAGAACGGGTTTTACTTCCGCGGGCAGCGCATCTGGGACGCCACCGTCCGGCACCTCCTCTCCATCGGGATGGCCTCCGCAGAGCAGGTGCTGCTCACCGGCTGCTCCGCCGGCGGCCTGGCCGTCATACTGCACTGCGACCAGTTCCAGGCCTTCTTCCCTCGCTCCACCACCGTCGTCAAGTGCCTCGCCGACGCCGGCCTCTTCCTCGACGC CTCCGATGTCTCCGGCGGCCGCAGCCTTCGTTCCTACTACTCCGACATCGTGGCCATGCAGGGCGTGGCTCCCAACCTGCCGCCGGCCTGCACTGCCCGTCTCGACACCACCTCG tgCTTCTTCCCGCAGAATGTAATCGATGGCATCAACACCCCCATCTTCCTGCTCAACGCAGCATACGACGTATGGCAG ATACAGGAGAGCCTGGCACCCACCGGAGCTGACCCCAGCGGAGCCTGGCGGGCCTGCAAGTCCAACCACTCTGCCTGCGACGCATCCCAGATGAAATTCCTGCAAG ATTTCAGAGACCAGATGGTAGCATCGGTGAACAACGGCTTCGCTGGCTCCAGGAGCAACgggctcttcatcaactcctgcTTCGCGCACTGCCAGTCCGAGCTGCCGATGACATGGAGCGACAACGCGGCAGGTGGTGGTGCCTCCCCGGCCATTCAAAGCAGG gGGATTGCCAAGTCAGTGGGCGACTGGTACTTTGGTCGAGCTCAAGTTAAGGCCATCGACTGCCCCTACCCATGCGACCGAACATGCCGCAACATCATATGA
- the LOC110433292 gene encoding pectin acetylesterase 3-like isoform X1 has product MGVHAHGAVAKAKPCSSSSSSRRLFLLVVVLVVLIGSYCAAAAADEEMNSSSNRGSRSRRRRRSRSRRRAAATAADAVTPAPLMVPITILKSAVDSGAVCMDGTPPAYHLHPGSGAGNNSWIVNLEGGGWCNNVRACQFRKASRRGSSDLMEKEIPFGGIMSSSPVDNPDFYKWNRVKIRYCDGASFAGEGFDKENGFYFRGQRIWDATVRHLLSIGMASAEQVLLTGCSAGGLAVILHCDQFQAFFPRSTTVVKCLADAGLFLDASDVSGGRSLRSYYSDIVAMQGVAPNLPPACTARLDTTSVRRLLPCSFLATSSTKMHACMLLVQLVLTQCMAMAIGCNAMQCFFPQNVIDGINTPIFLLNAAYDVWQIQESLAPTGADPSGAWRACKSNHSACDASQMKFLQDFRDQMVASVNNGFAGSRSNGLFINSCFAHCQSELPMTWSDNAAGGGASPAIQSRGIAKSVGDWYFGRAQVKAIDCPYPCDRTCRNII; this is encoded by the exons ATGGGGGTGCATGCGCATGGGGCTGttgccaaagccaaaccctgcagcagcagcagcagcagcaggcggctTTTCCTGTTGGTTGTTGTACTCGTCGTCCTCATAGGTAGCtactgcgccgccgccgctgcagaTGAGGAGATGAACAGCAGCAGTAATAGGGGCAGCCggagccggaggaggaggaggagcaggagcaggagacgGGCCGCTGCCACGGCGGCCGACGCGGTGACGCCGGCGCCGCTCATGGTGCCCATCACCATCCTCAAGTCCGCCGTCGACTCGGGAGCCG TGTGCATGGACGGAACACCGCCTGCTTACCACCTACACCCTGGCTCCGGGGCTGGCAACAATAGCTGGATCGTCAACCTGGAG GGAGGCGGTTGGTGCAACAACGTTCGGGCGTGCCAGTTCCGCAAGGCCAGCCGCCGCGGCTCGTCGGACCTCATGGAGAAGGAGATCCCCTTCGGCGGCATCATGAGCAGCAGCCCTGTCGATAACCCTG ATTTCTACAAGTGGAACCGGGTGAAGATCCGCTACTGCGACGGCGCGTCCTTCGCCGGAGAAGGCTTCGACAAG GAGAACGGGTTTTACTTCCGCGGGCAGCGCATCTGGGACGCCACCGTCCGGCACCTCCTCTCCATCGGGATGGCCTCCGCAGAGCAGGTGCTGCTCACCGGCTGCTCCGCCGGCGGCCTGGCCGTCATACTGCACTGCGACCAGTTCCAGGCCTTCTTCCCTCGCTCCACCACCGTCGTCAAGTGCCTCGCCGACGCCGGCCTCTTCCTCGACGC CTCCGATGTCTCCGGCGGCCGCAGCCTTCGTTCCTACTACTCCGACATCGTGGCCATGCAGGGCGTGGCTCCCAACCTGCCGCCGGCCTGCACTGCCCGTCTCGACACCACCTCGGTGCGTCGCCTCCTCCCCTGTTCCTTTCTAGCTACTTCCAGTAccaaaatgcatgcatgcatgctcctTGTACAGTTAGTGTTGACACAGTGCATGGCAATGGCAATcggatgcaatgcaatgcagtgCTTCTTCCCGCAGAATGTAATCGATGGCATCAACACCCCCATCTTCCTGCTCAACGCAGCATACGACGTATGGCAG ATACAGGAGAGCCTGGCACCCACCGGAGCTGACCCCAGCGGAGCCTGGCGGGCCTGCAAGTCCAACCACTCTGCCTGCGACGCATCCCAGATGAAATTCCTGCAAG ATTTCAGAGACCAGATGGTAGCATCGGTGAACAACGGCTTCGCTGGCTCCAGGAGCAACgggctcttcatcaactcctgcTTCGCGCACTGCCAGTCCGAGCTGCCGATGACATGGAGCGACAACGCGGCAGGTGGTGGTGCCTCCCCGGCCATTCAAAGCAGG gGGATTGCCAAGTCAGTGGGCGACTGGTACTTTGGTCGAGCTCAAGTTAAGGCCATCGACTGCCCCTACCCATGCGACCGAACATGCCGCAACATCATATGA
- the LOC8060365 gene encoding protein ABC transporter 1, mitochondrial, translating to MASRDLRRLLDGVALVAREATRGTSPRDVLRSALLAATDLAGLTRGTPRRPPPPPGAGPLPATESSRPSSVVYFSHDDATTTPQDHALERPPPPPPPLPLPAQDAPHPARTQETLGTGTTAAVSAEPAAVAADRPEPAAPPSEPSPLPQQAPPLPSAAPGEKRRRLRERKVPTTPFTRALGFAGLGAGLAWGTLQESARRVMYGTPVGTEGKQSALSPFLSDQNAERVALALCRMRGAALKVGQMLSIQDESLVPPPVLAALDIVRQGADVMPRKQLNSVLDAELGPDWSSKLRSFDYEPLAAASIGQVHRAVLKDGSDVVMKIQYPGVADSIESDIENVRLLLTYTNLIPKGLFLDRAMKVAKQELARECDYVLEASNQKRYKELLCDSDGYYVPKVIDQLSSKKVLTSEFVPGVPIDKVAQLSQETRNYVGCKLLELTIKELFVFRFMQTDPNWSNFLYDDATRKFNLIDFGAARDFSKHFVDDYLRMVVACANRDRTGVLEMSRRLGFLTGEEPEVMLDAHVQAAFIVGVPFSKSGGHDFRANNITHSVSNLGATMLKHRLTPPPDEVYSLHRKLSGAFLACIKIGAVVPCREILFQVYEQYNFSDHHSDVASSAG from the exons ATGGCGTCCAGGGATCTCCGGCGCCTGCTCGACGGCGTCGCCCTCGTCGCGCGCGAGGCCACGCGGGGCACCTCCCCGCGCGACGTCCTCAGGTCCGCGCTCCTTGCCGCCACCGACCTCGCCGGCCTCACCAGAGGCACCccgcgccgcccgccgccccCTCCAGGCGCGGGGCCGCTGCCCGCCACCGAATCCTCCCGCCCCTCCTCCGTCGTGTACTTCTCCCACGACGACGCCACGACAACGCCGCAAGATCATGCACTGGAGCgccccccgcccccgcccccgcccctgCCCCTGCCGGCGCAAGATGCCCCGCACCCCGCGCGGACGCAGGAGACCCTCGGAACTGGTACGACCGCCGCCGTCTCAGCTGAACCTGCTGCCGTCGCGGCGGACAGGCCCGAACCCGCGGCCCCTCCTTCTGAGCCCTCGCCTTTGCCCCAACAGGCGCCCCCTTTGCCCTCAGCGGCGCCTGGGGAGAAGAGGCGGCGGCTGCGGGAACGGAAGGTTCCAACCACGCCCTTCACTAGAGCACTCGG GTTTGCAGGACTGGGCGCCGGGCTAGCGTGGGGCACTCTTCAGGAGTCGGCACGCCGGGTCATGTATGGCACCCCGGTGGGCACAGAGGGCAAGCAGTCAGCGCTCTCCCCATTCTTGTCTGATCAGAATGCCGAGCGTGTTGCACTTGCGCTCTGCAGGATGCGGGGAGCAGCGCTCAAGGTGGGGCAGATGCTGAGCATCCAGGATGAATCCCTTGTACCTCCACCG GTGTTGGCAGCTCTTGATATTGTTCGTCAAGGTGCTGATGTTATGCCAAGGAAGCAGCTAAATTCAGTCCTTGATGCCGAGCTAGGTCCTGACTGGTCCTCCAAGTTGAGGAGTTTCGACTATGAACCGCTAGCTGCAGCTAGCATAGGGCAG GTCCATCGAGCGGTTTTGAAGGATGGATCAGATGTTGTCATGAAAATACAATACCCTGGGGTTGCAGATAGTATAGAAAGTGATATTGAGAATGTCAGGCTACTTCTAACTTACACAAATCTCATTCCTAAAGGTCTTTTTCTTGATAGAGCTATGAAG GTGGCAAAGCAGGAGCTGGCAAGGGAGTGTGATTATGTGCTAGAAGCAAGTAACCAGAAGCGTTACAAAGAATTGTTATGTGATAGTGATGGCTATTATGTCCCAAAGGTCATTGATCAATTGTCTAGCAAAAAAGTGCTGACCTCAGAGTTTGTTCCAG GGGTTCCCATCGATAAGGTGGCTCAGTTAAGCCAGGAAACCCGCAATTATGTTGGTTGTAAACTGCTTGAGCTTACAATAAAGGAGTTGTTTGTCTTCAGATTCATGCAG ACTGATCCAAACTGGAGTAATTTCCTATATGATGATGCTACAAGGAAATTCAATCTGATTGACTTTGGAGCAGCCCGTGATTTTTCAAAACACTTTGTAGATGATTATCTAAGAATG GTAGTTGCCTGTGCAAATAGAGATCGGACTGGTGTCTTAGAGATGTCCCGCAGACTCGGATTCCTTACTGGCGAGGAACCAGAAGTCATGCTGGATGCTCATGTCCAAGCAGCCTTCATTGTTGGTGTGCCGTTCTCAAAGTCAGGCGGGCACGATTTTCGAGCGAATAATATCACACATAGTGTTTCCAATCTCGGGGCTACCATGTTGAAACACAGGCTGACCCCTCCGCCGGATGAGGTATACAGCCTCCATAGAAAGCTGTCAGGTGCATTCCTTGCCTGCATCAAGATTGGGGCAGTTGTACCCTGCAGAGAGATCCTGTTCCAAGTTTATGAGCAATACAATTTCAGTGACCACCATTCAGATGTAGCATCTAGTGCTGGATAG